A single genomic interval of Lacrimispora sphenoides JCM 1415 harbors:
- a CDS encoding diguanylate cyclase, with protein sequence MNKFIFENIYKDINIPVIVCEDGDEMMVSFANREAYLLLNPSIILEKPDDADSSLHIPLRQLMRFQNEGDQDNIRKTLGHAGSLSQYSLKLMSPEAGVIPVKIAANTANLGESKYIIIYIYYDESDCDSTNEYNDILAYVLNTSYHSTDINQAVQMILSRVGEYIGVSRVYIFEDLFNNYTRNTYEWCAPGVEPAIQDLQNLCKDDYSYDIIVDPSGLYVSDDVSTLTEKDRAILEPQGIKALAILPLFKQDMPIGFIGYDDCIKTRQWSYKELMFLKGVGSVISSLIIRRNEETEIIRSHEVLQTISDNIDSIIYVNDMETFELKFVNRTLTEQLGVKSEGLLGRKCWEVLQMGMDGPCPFCPIPKLQYNGCAPDKRVKEYEHQNTITGNWYWVKDSVIRWVDGTLAHFEVAIDITLRKKYEEQLHYFASTDALTGVSNREWGIKMLHKTHGAIQVTKPAASLCFIDLDGLKPINDIYGHAAGDEAINTVARAISRRIRKEDMVCRWGGDEFLILLACDVMNADAVISNIQEDLKAKAKNGTGHSLSFSYGIVDFTMFDSVEAAIAAADSFMYNNKNSKYSRKPSAVAGINLQSHISR encoded by the coding sequence TTGAACAAGTTTATTTTTGAAAATATCTATAAAGATATTAATATCCCTGTCATAGTGTGTGAGGACGGAGATGAAATGATGGTATCCTTTGCCAATCGGGAAGCATATCTACTTCTTAACCCGTCAATTATTTTAGAAAAACCTGACGACGCAGATTCCTCCTTGCATATTCCACTCCGCCAATTAATGCGTTTTCAGAATGAAGGGGATCAGGATAATATCCGGAAAACCCTCGGACATGCCGGCTCACTTAGCCAGTACTCATTAAAACTGATGTCACCTGAAGCGGGAGTTATTCCCGTTAAAATTGCCGCAAATACTGCAAACCTTGGAGAGTCGAAATATATCATTATATACATATATTATGACGAATCAGACTGTGATTCAACGAATGAATATAATGATATTTTAGCCTATGTTTTGAATACATCTTACCACTCCACGGATATAAATCAGGCTGTGCAGATGATCCTTTCCCGAGTGGGTGAATATATCGGTGTCAGCCGTGTATATATCTTTGAGGATCTTTTCAATAATTACACGCGCAATACCTATGAGTGGTGCGCACCGGGCGTGGAACCTGCGATACAGGATTTACAAAACCTATGCAAAGATGACTATAGTTATGATATTATAGTAGACCCCTCTGGCCTGTATGTTTCCGATGATGTAAGTACGCTTACTGAAAAGGATAGGGCCATACTGGAGCCGCAGGGAATCAAAGCACTTGCCATACTGCCGTTATTCAAACAGGATATGCCGATTGGATTTATCGGCTATGACGACTGCATTAAAACACGGCAATGGAGCTACAAAGAGTTGATGTTTTTAAAAGGGGTAGGCAGTGTCATATCCTCATTGATTATCAGGCGCAACGAGGAAACCGAGATTATCCGCAGTCACGAGGTACTGCAGACGATCAGCGACAATATTGACTCTATCATCTACGTAAATGATATGGAAACCTTTGAACTTAAATTTGTCAACAGGACCCTTACCGAACAACTGGGTGTTAAATCGGAAGGACTGTTGGGCAGAAAATGCTGGGAGGTGCTGCAAATGGGTATGGACGGTCCTTGCCCTTTTTGCCCGATCCCCAAGCTTCAATACAACGGCTGTGCTCCTGATAAGAGAGTGAAAGAATATGAGCATCAGAATACAATCACCGGTAACTGGTACTGGGTCAAAGATTCTGTCATTCGCTGGGTAGACGGTACTTTGGCTCATTTTGAAGTAGCGATCGATATTACCTTGCGGAAAAAGTATGAGGAACAATTACACTATTTTGCTTCGACGGATGCGCTGACCGGCGTATCTAACCGCGAATGGGGCATCAAGATGCTGCATAAGACGCATGGAGCGATTCAGGTGACGAAACCTGCTGCGTCATTATGTTTTATTGATTTGGATGGCTTAAAGCCCATAAATGACATTTACGGGCATGCTGCAGGCGATGAGGCAATTAACACGGTTGCCCGCGCCATTTCCAGGCGCATCCGCAAGGAGGATATGGTTTGCCGGTGGGGTGGCGATGAATTTCTTATTCTGCTTGCATGCGATGTTATGAACGCTGATGCAGTAATTAGTAATATACAGGAAGACTTAAAAGCAAAGGCTAAGAACGGTACCGGCCACTCATTATCCTTTAGTTATGGAATCGTAGATTTTACCATGTTTGATAGTGTAGAGGCTGCAATCGCCGCTGCTGACAGTTTTATGTACAATAATAAAAATTCCAAATATTCTCGGAAACCATCAGCTGTCGCGGGCATAAATTTACAAAGTCATATCTCAAGATGA
- a CDS encoding sensor histidine kinase has translation MQLLEIVLMLIIYDIYYFSYFKHMFPAKRDHLFFYAAAVFINISITLPAYLFLDHRIAVFFIMGSIMLGLILLFRVNRVQIIYAGSVYMFSIYSSRGIVCSIYSMVLHTSIQDVLQNDKYYNAVTALTVLLSILSIMFVRKIIVPDNKARHAFNNNEQLGFTVVCLISQLFFLMFINDGRFYNEIKSTWYSALYFGASIISKLCMQFVFHHTAKVVELLEYELHTRKLQEQLSRQMRHYQAYRKFTESYRIFRHDYKNMMTSVKVLMNNNEYEKAARMLDDIQDTMQREVLIHKTYSDNILLDAILQDAANACGEKSIRFSAHALLPKDVRMSELDIVRIFSNTIDNAIEACSKISDKERFIEIAGAGSREWATIEIANSFNGELSLSGGEPATTKEDKDIHGFGLRIIKDTVEGLGGLVITDPDQEKRIFKIRICIPRSSS, from the coding sequence ATGCAGCTGCTTGAGATTGTTTTAATGCTTATTATTTATGATATCTATTATTTTAGCTATTTCAAACATATGTTTCCGGCAAAAAGAGACCATTTGTTTTTTTATGCGGCCGCAGTTTTCATCAATATCAGCATTACTTTACCGGCCTATCTGTTTCTGGACCATCGGATCGCAGTCTTTTTTATAATGGGTTCGATTATGTTAGGCTTGATTCTGCTGTTTCGTGTAAACCGGGTACAGATTATTTATGCCGGCAGCGTCTACATGTTTTCTATCTATAGCAGCAGAGGGATTGTCTGTTCGATCTATTCGATGGTGCTGCATACCAGCATCCAGGATGTCCTGCAGAATGATAAATATTATAATGCGGTAACAGCGTTAACCGTACTACTATCTATACTAAGCATCATGTTTGTCCGAAAGATAATTGTTCCGGATAACAAGGCCAGGCATGCATTTAATAACAATGAGCAGCTTGGTTTTACCGTCGTCTGCCTGATTAGCCAATTGTTTTTTCTTATGTTTATTAACGACGGACGCTTTTATAATGAAATCAAATCAACCTGGTATTCTGCTTTATATTTTGGAGCCAGCATTATAAGTAAGCTATGTATGCAATTTGTTTTTCACCACACTGCCAAGGTGGTAGAATTACTTGAATATGAGCTTCACACCCGCAAGCTGCAGGAACAGCTGTCCAGACAAATGCGGCATTATCAGGCGTACCGTAAGTTTACGGAAAGCTACCGCATATTCCGCCATGATTATAAGAACATGATGACTTCCGTTAAAGTCTTAATGAACAACAATGAATATGAGAAAGCGGCACGTATGTTAGATGATATCCAAGATACGATGCAAAGGGAGGTACTTATTCATAAAACTTATTCTGATAATATCCTGTTGGATGCCATCCTGCAGGACGCAGCCAATGCCTGCGGGGAAAAGAGCATCCGTTTTTCAGCACACGCACTTCTTCCTAAAGATGTACGGATGTCAGAGCTGGACATTGTCCGTATTTTTTCAAACACAATCGATAATGCCATAGAAGCCTGCAGTAAAATATCAGATAAAGAACGCTTTATTGAAATCGCAGGCGCCGGAAGCCGGGAGTGGGCAACAATTGAGATAGCTAATTCTTTTAACGGCGAACTGTCCCTATCAGGAGGCGAACCGGCAACTACAAAGGAAGATAAGGATATCCATGGATTTGGGCTGCGTATTATAAAGGATACGGTTGAAGGCCTTGGAGGTCTGGTAATAACGGATCCGGATCAGGAAAAAAGAATATTTAAAATCAGGATCTGTATTCCAAGAAGCTCATCTTGA
- the gcvPB gene encoding aminomethyl-transferring glycine dehydrogenase subunit GcvPB — protein MLIFEKGQDGRKMSILPECDVPVSLPEEGSLRKKSLNLPQVSENDISRHYTETAKKAYGVNDGFYPLGSCTMKYNPKINEDIAGLPGFKQIHPLQPEHTVQGCMEVLKTAEKYLCEITGMNRMTFQPAAGAHGEFTGLLLIKAYHESRGDKKRTKIIVPDSAHGTNPASATMVGYSVISIPSAKDGGVDLEELKKAVGEDTAGLMLTNPNTLGLFDKNILEITEIVHEAGGLNYYDGANLNAVMGMIRPGDMGFDVVHLNLHKTFSTPHGGGGPGSGPVGCKDLLAEFLPGSMVEEDKGYTFHHPASTIGQVKSFYGNFLIVVRAMTYLFMLGKEGVPEASKHAVLNANYMMAQLKDVYDMAYQGPCMHEFVMSLARLKKETGVSAMDIAKGLLDHGIHPPTMYFPLIVPEALMAEPTETESKETLDEVISVLRSLHETAMTHPETLHQAPIHTPVTRLDEVRAARNPKLKYDFSDKETNKDDTGN, from the coding sequence ATGCTGATATTTGAAAAAGGACAGGATGGAAGAAAGATGAGCATTCTGCCGGAATGTGATGTGCCGGTGAGCCTGCCGGAAGAAGGCAGCCTTAGAAAAAAGAGCCTGAACCTTCCCCAAGTGTCTGAAAATGATATAAGCAGGCATTATACAGAAACAGCAAAAAAGGCATATGGTGTCAATGACGGCTTTTATCCTTTGGGTTCCTGCACCATGAAATATAATCCCAAGATCAATGAAGACATAGCGGGTCTTCCTGGCTTTAAGCAGATTCATCCGCTGCAGCCGGAGCATACGGTACAGGGCTGCATGGAAGTATTAAAGACAGCAGAGAAGTACTTATGTGAGATCACTGGAATGAACCGTATGACCTTTCAGCCGGCAGCAGGAGCTCACGGGGAATTTACCGGACTTTTGCTGATAAAAGCATATCACGAAAGCCGCGGCGACAAAAAAAGAACAAAGATCATAGTACCGGATTCCGCCCATGGAACCAATCCTGCCAGTGCGACAATGGTGGGCTATTCCGTAATCAGTATCCCGTCTGCAAAAGACGGGGGAGTGGATTTGGAGGAATTAAAAAAAGCGGTCGGGGAAGATACGGCCGGACTGATGTTAACCAATCCCAATACATTAGGACTTTTTGATAAAAACATACTGGAGATTACAGAAATCGTTCATGAAGCCGGAGGACTTAACTACTATGACGGAGCTAACTTAAACGCCGTTATGGGCATGATTAGACCAGGTGACATGGGATTTGATGTGGTCCATTTAAATCTTCACAAGACATTCTCTACTCCTCACGGCGGCGGAGGCCCGGGCAGCGGGCCAGTTGGCTGCAAGGATCTACTGGCTGAATTTTTACCGGGCAGCATGGTGGAGGAAGATAAGGGATATACGTTTCATCATCCTGCCAGTACCATTGGACAGGTGAAAAGCTTTTATGGTAATTTTTTAATTGTGGTCAGAGCCATGACATATTTATTTATGCTTGGAAAGGAAGGCGTTCCGGAAGCCTCAAAGCATGCCGTATTAAACGCCAATTATATGATGGCGCAATTAAAGGATGTATATGATATGGCATACCAGGGACCCTGCATGCATGAATTTGTCATGAGCCTGGCAAGGCTTAAAAAAGAAACCGGTGTATCAGCCATGGATATAGCAAAAGGACTTTTGGACCATGGGATCCATCCGCCGACTATGTATTTCCCACTGATCGTACCAGAAGCTTTAATGGCAGAACCTACGGAAACAGAGTCAAAAGAAACCTTGGATGAAGTGATATCTGTATTGCGCAGCCTCCATGAAACTGCAATGACTCATCCGGAAACTCTTCATCAGGCACCCATCCATACACCGGTCACCAGACTTGATGAAGTAAGAGCAGCCAGAAATCCAAAGTTAAAGTACGACTTCTCAGATAAGGAAACAAATAAAGATGATACAGGAAATTAA
- the gcvPA gene encoding aminomethyl-transferring glycine dehydrogenase subunit GcvPA yields the protein MGSFVPATDQDRKEMLSAIGINSVEDLFGQLPQEVILKEGLNLSGGMSEMEVCKKMEDIAAKNTVFPVMFRGAGAYRHYIPSIVKSVLSKETLYTAYTPYQAEISQGILQSIFEYQTMICELTGMDTANASVYDGASAAAEAVAMCRDRKKNRAFVSAAVHPQVMETIKTYCFGNGMELTVIPEKDGITDLDFLKEHLDSQAACVYIQHPNYYGSLEPAEEIGNMAREANSRYIMGVNPISLGIIKTPAEYGADIAVGEGQPLGLPLAFGGPYIGFMACTKELIRKLPGRIVGETVDSNGKTGYVLTLQAREQHIRREKALSNICSNQALCALAVTVYLSAMGAEGLKQTAIQCMSKAHYMAKQLEAIGYPVVNCGEFFHEFVTTSKVPAEQVLGILEEHGILGGYPLTGERAGQILWCCTEMNAKDDIDRVIGILKEV from the coding sequence ATGGGTTCATTTGTACCGGCAACTGATCAAGACAGAAAAGAAATGCTGTCAGCGATCGGTATTAATAGCGTAGAAGACCTTTTTGGGCAGCTTCCCCAGGAAGTTATTTTAAAGGAAGGATTGAATCTTTCCGGTGGAATGTCTGAAATGGAAGTATGTAAGAAAATGGAAGACATCGCAGCAAAGAATACGGTATTTCCTGTCATGTTCCGGGGGGCAGGTGCTTACAGACACTATATTCCATCCATTGTGAAAAGCGTATTATCCAAGGAAACCCTGTACACGGCTTATACCCCATATCAGGCGGAAATCAGCCAGGGTATCTTACAATCCATATTTGAATACCAGACGATGATCTGTGAGCTCACCGGAATGGATACTGCCAATGCCTCTGTATATGACGGTGCGTCAGCGGCGGCAGAAGCGGTAGCTATGTGCAGGGACAGAAAGAAAAACAGGGCCTTTGTCTCTGCAGCGGTTCATCCTCAGGTGATGGAAACCATAAAGACCTATTGTTTTGGAAATGGGATGGAACTGACGGTTATTCCCGAGAAAGACGGCATAACAGATCTGGATTTTCTGAAAGAACATCTGGATAGCCAGGCCGCATGTGTCTATATTCAGCATCCAAATTATTACGGAAGTCTGGAACCGGCAGAAGAGATCGGCAACATGGCAAGGGAAGCCAATTCACGCTATATTATGGGCGTGAATCCTATTTCCCTGGGAATCATTAAGACGCCGGCGGAATACGGTGCTGATATTGCAGTGGGAGAGGGGCAGCCCCTTGGACTGCCGTTGGCATTCGGCGGACCATATATCGGTTTCATGGCATGTACGAAAGAACTGATCAGAAAGCTGCCGGGAAGGATCGTCGGAGAAACTGTTGATTCCAACGGAAAAACAGGATATGTCCTGACCCTTCAGGCAAGGGAACAGCATATCCGGAGAGAAAAAGCATTAAGCAACATCTGCTCAAATCAGGCACTTTGTGCATTGGCAGTGACAGTCTATTTATCTGCTATGGGAGCAGAAGGACTGAAACAGACTGCCATACAGTGTATGTCAAAAGCCCATTATATGGCTAAGCAATTGGAAGCAATCGGGTATCCGGTTGTAAACTGCGGAGAATTTTTCCATGAATTTGTGACCACTTCAAAGGTCCCGGCGGAACAGGTGCTGGGGATTCTGGAAGAACATGGAATTCTTGGGGGCTATCCCTTAACCGGTGAAAGAGCCGGACAGATCTTATGGTGCTGCACGGAAATGAATGCAAAGGATGACATTGACCGTGTCATTGGCATTCTGAAGGAGGTGTAA
- the gcvH gene encoding glycine cleavage system protein GcvH has protein sequence MKVLGDLVYTKTHEWVKFEDETTALVGLTDHAQQSLGELVFVNLPEEDDETTAGDVFADVESVKAVSDVYCPVTGVVSEINEELLDAPEKINEAPYEAWFARITDITDKEEFLSPEEYEEFVKNEIE, from the coding sequence ATGAAAGTATTAGGGGATCTGGTTTACACTAAAACACATGAATGGGTGAAGTTTGAAGATGAAACAACAGCTTTGGTCGGGCTTACGGATCATGCCCAGCAGTCATTGGGAGAACTTGTTTTCGTCAATCTTCCGGAAGAAGACGACGAGACGACAGCCGGAGACGTATTTGCCGATGTGGAATCTGTAAAAGCTGTTTCAGATGTATATTGCCCGGTAACCGGAGTTGTATCGGAAATCAATGAAGAACTTCTTGATGCACCGGAAAAGATCAACGAAGCTCCTTATGAAGCCTGGTTTGCAAGGATAACCGATATCACGGATAAAGAAGAATTCTTAAGTCCTGAGGAGTACGAAGAATTTGTAAAAAATGAAATCGAATAA
- the gcvT gene encoding glycine cleavage system aminomethyltransferase GcvT: protein MELKTPLYEMHLKYHGKLVPFAGYLLPIQYEEGIIKEHMAVRTRAGLFDVSHMGEIICKGKDALMNLNRLLTNDFTDMEIGQARYSPMCNEHGGTVDDLIVYKKKEEEYFIVVNASNKEKDYQWMLEHKLGEVVFEDISDKITQIALQGPRSQEILMKLTTDIPEKYYYAIFDGKVAGISCMVSRTGYTGEDGFELYLDNAYAETMWETLMEAGREYELIPCGLGARDTLRLEAGMPLYGHEMNDDINPVEIGLGFAVKMQKEDFIGKSHLPNKDSLTRKRVGLRVTGRGIIREQEEVLADGKKAGFTTSGTHCPYLGYPAAMAILDKEYTKTGTKVTVIVRGREVEAEVVTLPFYKKSK, encoded by the coding sequence ATGGAACTAAAAACACCGCTTTATGAAATGCATCTGAAGTATCACGGCAAGCTGGTCCCTTTTGCCGGGTATCTTCTTCCCATCCAGTATGAAGAGGGGATCATAAAGGAGCATATGGCAGTAAGAACAAGGGCAGGGCTTTTTGATGTTTCCCACATGGGGGAGATCATCTGTAAGGGGAAAGATGCGCTTATGAATCTTAATCGGCTGCTGACCAATGATTTCACCGATATGGAGATCGGACAGGCAAGATACAGTCCCATGTGCAACGAGCACGGGGGAACGGTGGATGATCTGATTGTTTATAAGAAAAAAGAAGAGGAGTACTTTATCGTTGTTAATGCGTCCAATAAAGAAAAGGATTACCAGTGGATGCTGGAACATAAATTAGGAGAAGTGGTGTTTGAAGACATTTCTGATAAAATCACACAAATCGCCCTGCAGGGTCCCAGATCACAGGAAATACTTATGAAACTGACCACAGATATTCCTGAAAAATACTACTATGCAATTTTTGATGGAAAAGTGGCCGGAATTTCATGTATGGTATCCAGAACCGGTTATACAGGGGAGGATGGTTTTGAGCTTTATTTAGACAATGCATATGCTGAGACAATGTGGGAAACGCTCATGGAAGCAGGCAGGGAATATGAACTGATCCCCTGCGGGCTGGGGGCCAGAGACACTCTGAGGCTGGAGGCCGGCATGCCGTTATACGGACATGAAATGAACGATGATATAAATCCGGTGGAAATCGGTCTTGGGTTTGCAGTGAAGATGCAGAAGGAAGACTTTATCGGAAAAAGCCATTTGCCGAATAAAGATTCTCTAACAAGAAAACGAGTAGGCCTAAGGGTAACCGGACGGGGAATCATCCGGGAACAGGAAGAGGTTCTTGCAGACGGGAAGAAGGCAGGTTTTACAACATCGGGAACCCATTGCCCATATCTGGGCTATCCGGCAGCCATGGCTATCCTGGATAAAGAATATACAAAAACAGGTACAAAGGTAACGGTAATCGTCCGGGGAAGAGAAGTAGAAGCGGAAGTGGTTACCCTTCCATTTTATAAAAAATCAAAATAA